TGCCAACATACGAACATCAGTTTTATACAATGCACCAATGGGAAGTATATCAACTCCACCATCACCATATTTAGTGAAATATCCTACTAAAAGTTCTGACCTATTATCAGTGCCAACAACCAGGCGATTCATAGAGTTAGCATGGAAATATAGAATTAACATCCTTATACGTGCTTCGAGATTAGCGTTAGCCATTTTATACTTCTCATCATCAGGAAAACTGGTACAAGCACCAATAATTAATTGAATTAAAGGATCTATGTGTATAGTTTTGTATTGTATACCTAATGAATCTGCTAAAGACACAGCATCGTTGATATCCTCTTTGTTTGTGCTATGGCTGGGCATTATCAGGCCTAAAATTTTGTGAGTGTTTACCACTTCGGTGCAGAGTTTGACGGTTACTGATGAATCCAAACCCCCACTAAGACCCATCACCAGTCCTTGAGTTTTTGATTCTATCAAAGAATTTTCAATGAAGCTAGATATTTCCC
The sequence above is a segment of the Methanobacterium sp. genome. Coding sequences within it:
- a CDS encoding NAD+ synthase is translated as MEYNKGILPALDIVKVSREISSFIENSLIESKTQGLVMGLSGGLDSSVTVKLCTEVVNTHKILGLIMPSHSTNKEDINDAVSLADSLGIQYKTIHIDPLIQLIIGACTSFPDDEKYKMANANLEARIRMLILYFHANSMNRLVVGTDNRSELLVGYFTKYGDGGVDILPIGALYKTDVRMLAKHLKIPEKIINKDPTAGLWPGQTDEDEMGIKYSLLDQILYLLTEKGMKEEGIIKKLQISLDEIVKVKLMMMSAEHKLKMPPIPPIVR